The following are encoded together in the Phenylobacterium sp. NIBR 498073 genome:
- a CDS encoding TonB-dependent receptor, translated as MFQSTASAAAVAAMLCVPALAQAQTRNFDVAAQPASSGIQEFARQAGIRIIATAADTRERRTNALQGSLDTRAAMERLLSGTGLSVRSFDGSTAVLSASDGRSEADAEVETLVVTGSRIARPELDSSMPVSVVSFDAAKDFGRFTAYDALKQVPAIAPGLGEWSSRSQAYDKGVANINLRNMGANRSLVVVDGHRWVSGGARTMAVDLNTIPSALIERFEVVTGGAAAIYGADAVTGAVNVIMKKQMDGVSASATAGVSEDGDAEQYQFSAATGFKFAGDRARVVIGGNYIYTSPVLATDRYPKNWAYQVNPDNTGPNDGIPDNIIVDTKQFYRSNYSTFCLFDRQGCGTTRNGDWYQLINGQVVQIPRDSYRVITTGELGTQAGGPDTAFGTLTNITIRDESKKASAYANLSYDLTPDIVWNTSFGLAQSWVSGSSSWPHYRDDFRPTNWWGINPATGAGHSGEIARLTDPFLPESLRQFMVANGLTSIPLNRQYTNLPIQQEIHDRTAFTLGSDVGGPLTGRLNWQAFARYGQVKDEVRYTNMLGKREWLYGRDAIMLDGQVVCADAGARAAGCVPFNFYTTDAPSQAWVDYAMYDRHERTKNRMLNAGVGVDGSLFTLPAGDVLVAAGLEWRQEKLNTRDDPDVAKLSNIIWAPGMDHSVHPSMDATRNVSEAYAELVVPVLSDVPFAHKLTVEGAYRYSHYNDNPSTDTWKVGFNWAPIAGLTVRGAKSYSVRAPNFGELFSPVGVQNLGNISDPCEARLITQDKDRAANCAATVPGWNGPLPDANLNAPRIFTGGNPNLTPETGDTHSFGVVVQPSFVPGFDLTVDYWAIDIENVVTSIAYTTIMNNCVDASGGPDMGYCRFVHRHASSGPGHLAGQVDYVEAQFANLAARRSRGIDYSANYRVPIGDGTLRLSFMGSQLLEQTTIAQSGGAGSDAAGQWNNPKFRGALTAGYEIGRFRLGVNTTYTSASRFNVNDQSDETREKSEVPAYVNHNLSLTFSPTDQYSVQFGVRNFTNNRIDHPVLQWTYAGPNQTEGNAQGVAFMDAVGRYFYLTLKADF; from the coding sequence ATGTTCCAGTCGACTGCTTCCGCCGCTGCGGTCGCAGCGATGCTCTGCGTTCCGGCATTGGCTCAGGCCCAGACGCGCAACTTCGATGTAGCGGCGCAGCCCGCCTCGAGCGGCATCCAGGAATTCGCTCGCCAGGCGGGAATCCGGATCATCGCCACGGCCGCCGACACCCGCGAGCGCCGGACCAACGCGCTGCAGGGCAGCCTCGACACCCGCGCGGCGATGGAGCGGCTGCTGTCGGGCACCGGGCTTTCGGTGCGCAGCTTCGACGGCTCCACCGCGGTGCTGAGCGCCTCCGACGGACGCAGCGAGGCGGACGCCGAGGTCGAGACGCTGGTCGTCACCGGCAGCCGCATCGCCCGCCCGGAGCTGGACTCGTCCATGCCGGTCAGCGTCGTTTCGTTCGACGCGGCCAAGGATTTCGGCCGGTTCACCGCCTATGACGCGCTGAAGCAGGTGCCGGCCATCGCGCCGGGCCTGGGCGAATGGAGCTCGCGCAGCCAGGCCTATGACAAGGGCGTCGCCAACATCAACCTGCGCAACATGGGCGCGAACCGATCGCTGGTGGTGGTCGACGGACACCGCTGGGTCTCGGGCGGCGCGCGTACGATGGCGGTCGACCTCAACACCATTCCCTCGGCGCTGATCGAGCGGTTCGAGGTCGTCACCGGCGGGGCGGCGGCGATCTACGGCGCGGACGCGGTGACCGGTGCGGTCAACGTCATCATGAAGAAGCAGATGGACGGCGTTTCGGCCTCGGCGACGGCCGGGGTCTCCGAGGACGGCGACGCCGAACAGTACCAGTTCTCCGCGGCGACGGGCTTCAAGTTCGCGGGCGACCGCGCCCGCGTCGTGATCGGCGGCAACTACATCTATACCTCTCCGGTGCTGGCCACTGACCGCTACCCGAAGAACTGGGCCTATCAGGTCAATCCGGACAACACAGGACCGAACGACGGCATCCCGGACAACATCATCGTCGACACCAAGCAGTTCTACCGGTCGAACTACTCGACCTTCTGCCTCTTCGACCGCCAGGGATGCGGCACGACGCGGAACGGGGACTGGTATCAGCTGATCAACGGCCAGGTGGTGCAGATCCCGCGCGACTCCTATCGCGTCATCACCACCGGCGAGCTGGGCACCCAGGCGGGCGGGCCGGACACCGCCTTCGGCACCCTGACCAACATCACCATTCGCGATGAGTCCAAGAAGGCGTCGGCCTACGCCAACCTGTCCTACGACCTGACGCCGGACATCGTCTGGAACACCTCGTTCGGCCTGGCGCAGAGTTGGGTCAGCGGCAGCAGCTCATGGCCGCACTATCGCGACGATTTCCGGCCGACCAACTGGTGGGGGATAAATCCTGCCACCGGAGCGGGCCACTCGGGGGAAATCGCGCGGCTGACCGATCCCTTTCTGCCGGAATCGCTGCGCCAGTTCATGGTGGCCAATGGCCTGACCTCGATCCCCCTGAACCGCCAATACACCAACCTGCCGATCCAGCAGGAGATCCACGACCGCACGGCCTTCACCCTGGGCTCCGACGTCGGCGGCCCGCTGACCGGGCGGCTGAACTGGCAGGCCTTCGCCCGCTACGGCCAGGTGAAGGATGAGGTCCGCTACACCAACATGCTCGGCAAGCGCGAGTGGCTGTATGGGCGCGACGCCATCATGCTGGACGGGCAGGTCGTCTGCGCCGACGCCGGCGCCCGCGCGGCCGGGTGCGTGCCCTTCAACTTCTACACCACCGACGCGCCCAGCCAGGCCTGGGTGGACTATGCGATGTACGACCGCCACGAGCGGACGAAGAACCGTATGCTGAACGCCGGCGTCGGCGTCGACGGGAGCCTTTTCACGCTGCCGGCCGGCGACGTGCTGGTGGCCGCCGGGCTTGAGTGGCGGCAGGAGAAGCTCAACACGCGCGACGATCCTGACGTCGCCAAGCTCAGCAACATCATCTGGGCGCCGGGCATGGACCACTCGGTGCACCCGTCGATGGACGCCACCCGCAACGTTTCGGAAGCCTACGCGGAGCTGGTTGTCCCCGTGCTCAGCGACGTTCCGTTCGCGCACAAGCTCACGGTCGAAGGGGCCTATCGCTACTCCCACTATAACGACAACCCGTCGACGGACACCTGGAAGGTCGGGTTCAACTGGGCGCCCATCGCCGGCCTCACCGTGCGTGGGGCCAAGTCGTACAGCGTGCGCGCGCCCAACTTCGGCGAGCTCTTCTCGCCTGTCGGCGTGCAGAACCTGGGCAATATTTCCGACCCCTGTGAAGCACGGCTCATCACCCAGGACAAAGACCGGGCGGCCAATTGCGCGGCCACGGTGCCAGGGTGGAACGGGCCGCTGCCCGACGCCAACCTCAACGCCCCCAGGATCTTCACCGGCGGCAATCCGAACCTGACGCCCGAGACCGGCGACACGCATTCGTTCGGCGTCGTCGTGCAGCCGAGCTTCGTCCCCGGCTTCGACCTCACGGTCGACTATTGGGCGATCGACATCGAGAATGTCGTCACCTCGATCGCGTACACCACCATCATGAACAACTGCGTGGACGCTAGCGGAGGCCCGGACATGGGCTACTGCCGGTTCGTGCATCGCCACGCGAGCAGCGGACCGGGCCACCTGGCCGGCCAGGTGGACTATGTGGAGGCGCAGTTCGCCAACCTGGCCGCGCGCCGCTCGCGCGGGATCGACTATTCCGCCAACTACCGCGTCCCGATCGGCGACGGCACGCTGCGGCTCAGCTTTATGGGATCGCAGCTGCTCGAGCAGACCACGATCGCCCAGTCCGGCGGCGCGGGCAGCGATGCGGCCGGGCAGTGGAACAACCCCAAGTTCAGGGGCGCGCTGACGGCCGGGTACGAGATCGGGCGGTTCAGGCTCGGCGTGAACACCACCTACACCTCGGCCAGCCGCTTCAACGTCAACGACCAGTCGGACGAGACGCGGGAGAAGTCCGAGGTCCCCGCGTACGTCAACCACAACCTGAGCCTGACGTTTAGCCCGACGGATCAGTACAGCGTCCAGTTCGGGGTGCGGAACTTCACCAACAACAGGATCGACCATCCGGTGCTGCAGTGGACCTATGCCGGCCCGAACCAGACTGAAGGAAACGCACAAGGCGTCGCCTTCATGGACGCGGTCGGCCGCTACTTCTACCTCACCCTCAAGGCGGACTTCTGA
- a CDS encoding FecR domain-containing protein, producing the protein MANAASAGVIDEQAAQWAVEAACGELTAQGRAELKAWLAADRRHRGAYARARAVFMAMEDAVVGARPPARAPQPVLVHEAPGPLATRPARRSGGKVFGAALAASLAVVVAVGALVAARPLPVGPAAEQVVRLQDGSVATLQGDARIDVALSPDARRITLLSGGATFRVAKDLARPFVVRAGEVSAQATGTVYSVERVGERGGTVKVLEGSVLVWRGEAREAAALLRAGQSLTLDPSAPAARPRVEKVTSRAPARPVAPAQIALDDTPIAEAVVRFNRINRTKIVLADPEIGDIRIVGLFKADDPEEFARMAAAVSGGEVERGGGTIVIKLR; encoded by the coding sequence ATGGCTAACGCAGCTTCAGCGGGCGTCATCGACGAGCAGGCCGCGCAGTGGGCGGTCGAGGCCGCGTGCGGCGAGCTTACCGCGCAAGGGCGCGCCGAGCTGAAGGCGTGGCTGGCGGCGGACCGGCGCCATCGCGGCGCCTATGCGCGGGCGCGGGCGGTGTTCATGGCCATGGAAGACGCCGTGGTCGGCGCCCGGCCCCCGGCAAGGGCGCCGCAGCCGGTGTTGGTGCATGAGGCGCCGGGGCCGCTCGCCACGAGGCCTGCGCGCCGGAGCGGAGGGAAAGTATTCGGCGCGGCGCTGGCCGCCTCGCTTGCCGTGGTGGTGGCGGTCGGGGCGCTGGTCGCCGCGCGTCCTCTGCCGGTCGGTCCGGCGGCCGAGCAGGTCGTCCGGCTGCAGGACGGCTCGGTCGCCACACTGCAGGGCGATGCGCGGATCGACGTGGCGCTGTCGCCGGACGCCCGGCGCATCACCCTGCTGAGCGGCGGCGCCACCTTCCGGGTGGCCAAGGACCTGGCTCGCCCGTTCGTGGTGCGGGCCGGCGAGGTGAGCGCCCAGGCGACAGGGACGGTCTATTCGGTGGAACGGGTCGGCGAGCGGGGCGGAACGGTGAAGGTGCTGGAAGGCAGCGTGCTGGTCTGGCGCGGCGAGGCGCGGGAAGCGGCGGCGCTGCTGCGCGCCGGCCAGTCGCTGACCCTCGACCCGTCAGCGCCCGCGGCGCGGCCGCGGGTGGAGAAGGTGACGAGCCGGGCGCCGGCGCGGCCAGTCGCGCCGGCGCAGATCGCCCTCGACGACACGCCGATCGCGGAGGCGGTGGTGCGCTTCAACCGCATCAACAGGACCAAGATCGTGCTGGCCGACCCGGAGATCGGCGACATCCGCATCGTCGGCCTGTTCAAGGCGGACGATCCAGAAGAGTTCGCGCGCATGGCGGCGGCGGTGTCGGGGGGCGAGGTCGAGCGCGGCGGCGGGACGATCGTAATAAAACTGAGATAA
- a CDS encoding aldehyde dehydrogenase family protein: MTATPDFKLLIGGQLVAGDATMDVINPATEQRVAVCSRASKAQLDQAVAAAKAAFPAWAATSIDERRKALLAMADAIQGAAPELARLLTQEQGKPLQAAMGEVFGAAAFFRYFASLDLPAKTVQDDAAGRVEIRRKPLGVIGAIVPWNFPLILMSFKVPAALLAGNTIVLKPAATTPLSTLKIAELVKDLVPPGVLNVIADANDLGAAITGHPDIRKISFTGSTETGKRVMAGAADALKRVTLELGGNDAAIVLDDVDPVETAPKIFAAAFQNSGQVCIAAKRVYIHESIYDAMCEELAKLADAAVVGDGLEQGTQFGPLQNKAQFDKVLDYIEAGKRDGKVIAGGARAGDTGYFIRPTIVRDITDGSKLVDEEQFGPVLPLIKFKDAADAVARANASDYGLGGSIWAKDAERAWDLAAGMESGTVWINKHADLQPHLPFGGAKLSGVGSELGEEGLKEFTQVQVLNMAR, translated from the coding sequence ATGACTGCTACGCCTGACTTCAAGCTCCTGATCGGCGGCCAACTGGTGGCCGGCGACGCGACGATGGACGTGATCAACCCGGCCACCGAGCAGCGCGTCGCGGTCTGTTCGCGCGCCTCCAAGGCCCAGCTCGACCAGGCGGTCGCCGCCGCCAAGGCCGCGTTCCCGGCCTGGGCCGCCACCTCGATCGACGAGCGCCGCAAGGCGCTGCTGGCCATGGCCGACGCCATCCAGGGCGCCGCGCCCGAGCTCGCGCGCCTGCTGACCCAGGAACAGGGCAAGCCGCTGCAGGCGGCGATGGGCGAGGTGTTCGGGGCCGCGGCCTTCTTCCGCTACTTCGCCAGCCTCGACCTGCCGGCCAAGACCGTCCAGGACGACGCCGCCGGCCGCGTCGAGATCCGCCGCAAGCCGCTGGGCGTGATCGGGGCCATCGTGCCCTGGAACTTCCCGCTGATCCTGATGTCCTTCAAGGTTCCGGCCGCCCTGCTGGCCGGCAACACGATCGTCCTGAAGCCGGCTGCGACCACGCCGCTCTCGACCCTGAAGATCGCCGAACTGGTCAAGGACCTGGTCCCGCCAGGCGTGCTCAACGTCATCGCCGACGCCAACGACCTGGGCGCGGCGATCACCGGCCATCCCGACATCCGCAAGATCAGCTTCACCGGCTCCACCGAGACCGGCAAGCGGGTGATGGCCGGCGCCGCCGACGCCCTCAAGCGCGTCACCCTGGAGCTGGGCGGCAACGACGCGGCCATCGTGCTCGACGACGTCGACCCGGTCGAAACCGCGCCGAAGATCTTCGCCGCCGCCTTCCAGAACTCCGGCCAGGTCTGCATCGCCGCCAAGCGGGTCTACATCCACGAGAGCATCTACGACGCCATGTGCGAGGAGCTGGCCAAGCTCGCCGACGCGGCCGTGGTCGGCGACGGCCTGGAGCAGGGCACCCAGTTCGGCCCGCTGCAGAACAAGGCCCAGTTCGACAAGGTCCTCGACTACATCGAGGCCGGTAAGCGCGACGGCAAGGTCATCGCCGGCGGCGCCCGCGCCGGTGACACCGGCTACTTCATCCGCCCGACCATCGTGCGCGACATCACCGACGGCTCCAAGCTGGTCGACGAGGAGCAGTTCGGTCCGGTGCTGCCGCTGATCAAGTTCAAGGACGCCGCCGACGCGGTGGCCCGCGCCAACGCCTCGGACTACGGCCTCGGCGGCTCGATCTGGGCCAAGGACGCCGAGCGCGCCTGGGACCTCGCCGCGGGCATGGAGTCCGGCACCGTCTGGATCAACAAGCATGCCGACCTGCAGCCGCACCTGCCGTTCGGCGGGGCCAAGCTCTCGGGCGTCGGCAGCGAACTGGGCGAAGAGGGCCTGAAGGAGTTCACCCAGGTCCAGGTCCTGAACATGGCCCGCTAA
- a CDS encoding GatB/YqeY domain-containing protein — translation MALLDELKADQLAARKLNDRLKADLLTTLIGEATQITTEEFKRGVTEVTDEKVAATVAKFLKNTKLTLENLASERARLIEAGGDASKVDQRTKAAETELAILSSYGPKQMTESELRKAIDDFRAKNPDANVGTIMAHLKTSFGGQYDGKAASALARG, via the coding sequence ATGGCTTTGCTTGACGAGCTCAAAGCTGACCAACTAGCGGCACGTAAGTTGAACGACCGTCTGAAGGCTGACCTGCTCACCACTCTGATCGGCGAAGCTACGCAGATCACGACCGAAGAGTTCAAGCGCGGCGTGACGGAAGTCACGGATGAAAAGGTCGCCGCAACCGTCGCGAAGTTCCTGAAGAATACGAAACTGACGCTGGAGAACCTCGCGAGTGAGCGCGCCCGCCTGATCGAAGCCGGCGGCGATGCGTCGAAGGTCGATCAGCGCACCAAGGCTGCTGAAACCGAACTGGCAATTCTTTCCTCGTATGGCCCAAAGCAGATGACGGAATCGGAACTGCGCAAGGCCATCGACGATTTCCGGGCCAAGAACCCCGACGCTAACGTCGGGACCATCATGGCCCACCTGAAGACTAGCTTCGGCGGCCAGTATGACGGCAAGGCAGCCAGCGCGTTGGCCAGGGGGTGA
- a CDS encoding sigma-70 family RNA polymerase sigma factor, producing the protein MRKWLARRWRGAVDAEDVIQEAYCRLAGLAQVDHIDNPAAYFHRTVHTAATDMARRAGGNNLVSVSQDDWFGVIDNRPLQDRTLEASEELRRVNMLLSNLSDTCRRVIELRRIEGLTRKETSERLGVSENEVKNLLVRGLQKVLKSMAEQDAEGEGEASAPRKVQANG; encoded by the coding sequence ATGCGCAAGTGGCTGGCGCGGCGCTGGCGCGGCGCGGTCGATGCGGAGGACGTCATCCAGGAAGCCTATTGTCGCCTCGCCGGACTGGCGCAGGTCGACCATATCGACAATCCGGCCGCCTATTTTCACCGCACCGTCCATACCGCGGCCACCGACATGGCGCGGCGGGCCGGCGGAAATAATCTCGTCTCGGTGAGCCAGGACGACTGGTTCGGCGTCATCGATAACAGGCCCCTGCAGGATCGCACGCTGGAGGCGAGCGAGGAGCTGCGGCGGGTGAACATGCTGCTGTCGAATCTTTCCGACACCTGCCGACGGGTCATCGAGCTGCGGCGCATCGAGGGGCTGACGCGCAAGGAGACCTCCGAGCGGTTGGGTGTGAGCGAAAACGAGGTGAAGAACCTGTTGGTGCGCGGGCTGCAGAAGGTCCTGAAATCGATGGCCGAGCAGGACGCTGAGGGCGAAGGCGAGGCGAGCGCCCCACGGAAGGTGCAGGCGAATGGCTAA
- a CDS encoding glycerophosphodiester phosphodiesterase family protein translates to MRMLLSIIASAAMLMPDVLAHAAEPSRPIVIAHRGGALLMPENTLPAFDHAIALGAEMLEFDMVVTADDQLVVQHDPTVNATFCTPEPGSGVSPGPIRAMKLADVLKFDCGSKHRAIYPTQEPVPGARMPTPDAVFARYRDTPVLFFGETKMPKPAEGQVDPVAFARLVEAAVRKHGLEDRFILQSFDWRTLEAMHDINPRIRTCLLGAKAEKGAYLPLLRQHHASCLTLSSRVTDAAEVKQLRDAGVMVISDVVDDEAGWRINRELGMSAIFTNDPAGLIAFLKRSPN, encoded by the coding sequence ATGCGGATGCTTCTCTCGATCATCGCTTCCGCCGCGATGCTCATGCCGGACGTCTTGGCGCACGCAGCCGAGCCCAGCCGGCCGATCGTCATCGCCCACCGCGGCGGTGCATTGCTGATGCCGGAAAACACCTTGCCGGCCTTCGATCACGCCATCGCGCTCGGCGCCGAAATGCTCGAGTTCGACATGGTGGTGACCGCCGACGACCAGCTCGTTGTGCAGCATGACCCCACGGTCAACGCGACCTTCTGTACGCCCGAGCCCGGCTCCGGCGTCTCGCCGGGACCTATCCGGGCGATGAAGCTGGCGGACGTGCTCAAGTTCGATTGCGGTTCGAAGCACCGGGCCATCTATCCGACCCAGGAGCCTGTTCCCGGGGCGCGCATGCCGACGCCTGACGCGGTGTTCGCCCGCTATAGGGACACGCCGGTGCTGTTCTTCGGCGAGACCAAGATGCCCAAGCCTGCGGAGGGGCAAGTCGATCCGGTGGCGTTCGCCCGCCTGGTCGAGGCCGCCGTTCGCAAGCACGGCCTGGAGGACCGCTTTATCCTTCAGTCCTTCGACTGGAGGACGCTGGAGGCGATGCACGACATCAACCCGCGCATTCGCACCTGCCTGCTGGGCGCCAAGGCCGAAAAGGGCGCGTATCTGCCGCTGCTCCGCCAGCATCACGCCAGTTGCCTCACCTTGAGCTCCAGGGTCACGGACGCGGCCGAGGTGAAGCAGCTGCGCGACGCCGGAGTGATGGTGATCTCCGATGTCGTCGATGACGAAGCCGGCTGGCGCATCAATCGTGAGCTAGGCATGAGCGCGATCTTCACGAACGACCCTGCGGGCCTGATCGCATTCCTCAAGCGCTCGCCCAACTGA
- a CDS encoding Ig-like domain-containing protein: MTNIANVTAVTASGSYKAGATVTLTVDFDGAVLVDTTGGAPTLSLNSGGAATYMGGGGSSTLTFSYTVGAGETSADLDYASTSALALNGAAITDAVTHAAVVLTLATPGAAGSLGANANIVIDTAAPTVTGATVVFSADTGLSNSDLITNTPSQSVSGTLTGPLGTGETVLVSFDDGQSWTTATASGSTWNLPTPVTLAGSDTLKVRVDDAAGNQGSAASFAYVLDTTPPSGVSSISLSNDTGSSSSDFITNAAAQTISGTASSAFAAGDQVHVSLDNGATWTVVSTTAGANTWSLHATLAGSDTLKVRIADTAGNYGTVASQAYVLDTTQPTTTISSLALSADTGTSSSDFITKTAAQTVSGTLSANLSTAEQVQVSMDNGASWTTANATVGQNTWSLSGVTLVQSSTLQARVVDTAGNEGTRLSQAYVYDMVAPASVSSLSLSSDTGASSTDFVTKVSAQTISGVLSGGLAAGDQVLGSLDNGATWTDITSKVSGTTLSWNGVTLAGSGVLKVQVVDVAGNANTAFTGYVLDTSAAAPSAPDLSAASDTGASNTDNITSDATPTFTGTSEANAAVSLFDTDGTTVLGTATADGSGNWSITSSTLAVGQHTISATITDLAGNASPAGAGLQITIEASAPPEPPPPSVVTIVTPSGSLITGDGAANLIEWSGSGADTIAGGAGNDTLIAGQNNDVLQGNTGADSISAGAGADIVNGGQGDDFLNGNQGNDLLFGDLGDDAVSGGKGDDFVHGNAGDDVLLGDLGDDTVLGGQGDDLIMGGDGADYLSGDKGDDVLIGGAGADLFSFVNGAGRDVIADFSHAQGDHIRLSAAQAADFQALFGKMAMVGADTVISLDGLTIVLAGVPMSSLTSGDFLFF, from the coding sequence ATGACGAACATCGCCAACGTCACCGCGGTCACCGCCAGCGGCAGTTACAAGGCCGGCGCCACAGTGACGTTGACCGTCGACTTCGACGGCGCGGTGCTCGTGGACACTACAGGGGGCGCGCCGACACTCTCGCTGAACAGCGGCGGGGCCGCCACCTACATGGGCGGCGGCGGCTCCTCGACCCTGACCTTCAGCTACACGGTCGGCGCCGGCGAAACGAGCGCCGATCTGGACTACGCCTCGACCTCGGCGCTTGCGCTGAACGGCGCGGCGATCACCGACGCCGTGACTCATGCAGCCGTCGTCCTGACGCTGGCCACGCCCGGCGCGGCCGGCTCGCTAGGCGCCAACGCCAACATCGTCATCGACACCGCCGCGCCCACGGTCACCGGCGCTACCGTGGTCTTTTCGGCAGATACCGGGCTCTCCAACAGCGACCTGATCACGAACACGCCTTCGCAGTCGGTAAGCGGGACGCTGACAGGCCCTCTGGGGACAGGGGAAACGGTTCTTGTGTCCTTCGACGACGGCCAGTCCTGGACAACGGCCACGGCGTCCGGGAGCACGTGGAACCTCCCGACGCCCGTCACCCTCGCAGGCAGCGACACGCTGAAGGTGCGGGTCGACGACGCCGCAGGCAATCAGGGCTCGGCGGCGTCCTTCGCCTATGTGCTCGACACCACGCCGCCGTCCGGCGTCAGCAGCATCAGCCTGTCCAACGACACCGGCAGTTCCTCGAGCGACTTCATCACCAACGCCGCTGCGCAGACCATCAGCGGCACGGCGTCGAGCGCCTTTGCGGCGGGCGACCAGGTTCACGTTTCGCTCGACAACGGCGCCACCTGGACGGTGGTCTCCACCACGGCGGGCGCGAACACCTGGTCCCTGCACGCTACACTCGCCGGCAGCGACACGCTGAAGGTGCGGATCGCCGATACGGCGGGCAATTACGGCACAGTCGCCTCCCAGGCCTACGTGCTCGACACCACGCAGCCGACGACGACCATCTCGTCGCTCGCCCTTTCGGCCGACACGGGGACCTCCAGCTCCGACTTCATCACCAAGACCGCCGCGCAGACGGTCAGCGGAACGCTGTCAGCCAATCTGTCGACGGCCGAGCAAGTTCAGGTCTCGATGGACAACGGCGCCTCGTGGACCACCGCCAACGCGACGGTCGGGCAGAATACGTGGTCGCTCAGCGGCGTCACCCTCGTCCAAAGTAGCACGCTGCAGGCGCGGGTCGTCGATACGGCCGGCAATGAGGGGACGCGCCTCAGCCAGGCCTATGTGTACGACATGGTCGCGCCGGCCAGCGTCAGCAGCCTGTCCCTTTCGAGCGACACCGGCGCTTCCTCGACCGATTTCGTCACCAAGGTTTCAGCGCAAACCATCAGCGGCGTGCTGAGCGGCGGGCTGGCGGCAGGAGACCAGGTACTGGGCTCGCTGGACAACGGCGCGACCTGGACCGACATCACCTCCAAGGTGAGCGGCACGACCTTGAGCTGGAACGGCGTCACGCTCGCCGGCAGCGGCGTCCTCAAGGTTCAGGTCGTCGACGTCGCGGGCAACGCCAACACGGCTTTCACAGGCTACGTGCTCGACACGTCCGCCGCCGCGCCTTCCGCGCCGGACCTGAGCGCCGCGTCCGACACCGGGGCGTCGAACACCGACAACATCACCAGCGACGCCACGCCCACCTTCACCGGCACGAGCGAGGCGAACGCGGCCGTTTCGTTGTTCGACACCGACGGAACGACCGTGCTGGGGACGGCGACCGCCGACGGCTCGGGAAACTGGTCGATCACGTCGAGCACCCTGGCGGTCGGCCAACACACGATCTCGGCCACGATCACCGATCTGGCGGGAAACGCGTCGCCCGCCGGCGCGGGTCTGCAGATCACCATTGAGGCGTCGGCGCCTCCCGAACCGCCGCCGCCGTCGGTCGTCACCATCGTGACGCCGTCCGGCTCCCTGATCACCGGCGACGGCGCGGCCAATCTCATCGAGTGGAGTGGAAGCGGGGCCGATACGATCGCCGGCGGCGCGGGGAACGACACCCTGATCGCCGGGCAGAACAACGACGTCCTGCAGGGCAATACCGGCGCCGACAGCATTTCCGCGGGGGCGGGCGCAGACATCGTCAACGGCGGTCAGGGGGATGACTTCCTCAATGGCAACCAGGGGAACGATCTGCTGTTCGGGGACCTCGGCGACGACGCCGTCTCCGGCGGCAAGGGCGACGATTTCGTCCACGGCAACGCGGGCGACGACGTGCTGCTGGGCGACCTCGGCGACGATACCGTTCTGGGCGGCCAGGGCGACGACCTCATCATGGGCGGCGACGGGGCCGACTACCTCTCCGGAGACAAGGGCGACGATGTCCTAATCGGCGGGGCGGGCGCAGATCTCTTCAGTTTCGTGAACGGGGCGGGCCGCGACGTCATTGCGGACTTCAGCCACGCGCAGGGCGATCACATCCGGCTGTCGGCCGCGCAGGCGGCCGATTTCCAGGCCCTGTTCGGCAAGATGGCTATGGTGGGCGCCGATACGGTGATCAGCCTGGATGGCCTGACGATCGTCCTTGCCGGCGTCCCGATGAGCAGCCTCACCTCTGGCGACTTTCTGTTTTTCTAG